The window TGGTCCACGCCGATCACGTCGGAGCTGCTGCTCAGTGCGGCGGTTCAGCTCCGGGAGGTGCGGGTCGACGACGACACCGGCGTGGTGTGGGCGGAAGGGCGGCCCGCCGAGGGCGGCCGGACGCAGCTCGTCCGGCTCGACGCCGCGGGCAACCGGACCGACCTGCTGCCCGACGGATTCAACGCCCGCACCGGCGTGCACGAGTACGGCGGCGGGTCGTGGTGGGTGCGCGACGGCGTCGTCTGGTTCGTGAACTGGGTCGACCAGCGGCTGTACCGGCTCGAGCCCGGCGGGGAGCCGCAACCGCTGACCGAGGAGCCGGCGGTGCCGCGTGGTGACCGGTGGGCGGACGGGGAGATCTCGCCCGACGGGGAGTGGATCGTCTGCGTGCGCGAGCAGCACGCGGCCGAGGGCGGCGCGGCGGCGGTGCGCAACGAGATCGTCCGCCTGGCGGCCCATGCCCCGTCGACGCCGGAGATCCTCGCGACCGGAACCGACTTCGTGTCCTCACCGCGGTTGTCGCCGGACGGACGCACCCTGGCCTACGTCCGGTGGAATCACCCGTCGATGCCGTGGGACGACACGGAGCTCGTGCGACTGGACCTCGACTCCGGGGCCGAGACGGTGGTCGCCGGCGGACCGGGGGAGTCGGTCGGCGAGCCGCGGTGGACCGAGGACGGGCGGCTTCTCTTCCTCTCCGACCGCACCGACTGGTGGAATCTCTACTGCGCCGAGCCCGACGGCACCGTCGCGTCCGTGGTCGAGATCGACGCCGAGATCGGCTGGCCCGCCTGGATGTTCGGCGCGGCCCGCTACGCGGTGCTGGCCGACGGCACGGTGGTGTTCGCGCGCGTCCGCGGTGGGTACGACGGGCTGGCGCTGCGTCTGACCGATGGTCAGATCGTCGATCTCGACCTGCCGTTCTCGATCTACTCGGACCTGCGGCTCGCGGGCCCGTCCTCGGTCGTGGTGGTTGCCGGGAGTCCGACGAGCGAGCAGATCGTCGCGCGGATCGATCTGACCGACGGAAAGCCCGTCGTGACGGAGCTGCGGGCGCCGCGGGCCCTCGGCCTCGATCCGGCGCTCATTTCGCTGCCCGAGCACGTCTCGTTCCCGAGCCGCGGGGTGGACGGCTCCGCGCGCACTGCCCACGCGCTGTACTACCCGCCGACCAACCCGGCGTTCGAAGCGGCCGCGGGGGAGCGCCCGCCGCTGCTCGTGGTGATCCACGGCGGCCCGACCGCGGCAGCGATCCCCGTGCTCCAG of the Sporichthya polymorpha DSM 43042 genome contains:
- a CDS encoding S9 family peptidase, which codes for MIVRAPYGSWSTPITSELLLSAAVQLREVRVDDDTGVVWAEGRPAEGGRTQLVRLDAAGNRTDLLPDGFNARTGVHEYGGGSWWVRDGVVWFVNWVDQRLYRLEPGGEPQPLTEEPAVPRGDRWADGEISPDGEWIVCVREQHAAEGGAAAVRNEIVRLAAHAPSTPEILATGTDFVSSPRLSPDGRTLAYVRWNHPSMPWDDTELVRLDLDSGAETVVAGGPGESVGEPRWTEDGRLLFLSDRTDWWNLYCAEPDGTVASVVEIDAEIGWPAWMFGAARYAVLADGTVVFARVRGGYDGLALRLTDGQIVDLDLPFSIYSDLRLAGPSSVVVVAGSPTSEQIVARIDLTDGKPVVTELRAPRALGLDPALISLPEHVSFPSRGVDGSARTAHALYYPPTNPAFEAAAGERPPLLVVIHGGPTAAAIPVLQLGLQFWTSRGFAVVDVNYGGSTGYGRPYRDLLKDAWGVIDVEDCLAAARWLAESDRADPDRLCIRGGSAGGFTTLAALVREDTPFAAGADHFGVSDLAALAAETHKFESRYLDGLVGPYPEAAEIYRERSPISQVEKFRKPLIVLQGSEDAVVPPAQSEVIVDALRTRGVPVAYLLFEGEQHGFRRAENIRRAVESELSFYAQVFGFDLPEEEGIDPVLIENLAG